The Inquilinus sp. Marseille-Q2685 genome has a segment encoding these proteins:
- a CDS encoding A24 family peptidase produces MTPIQVGLVAVSPIVGSFLAAAAHRLPDDVRGLLVGRSRCDHCRQPLGLRDLVPVLSWIALRGRCRMCGGTIDPAHPVIELAAIGIALAALAGDAALMPGTCLLGWGLLLLGAIDRRTGLLPDMLTLPLALAGLLAALFEPGAALPDRAVGTAVGHLLFAGLAVAYRRLRGRDGLGLGDAKLLAAGGAWLGWQALPWVVLAGAGAALLAVLVSARGPVARDTAIAFGPWLALGIWLMRLVGPP; encoded by the coding sequence GTGACCCCGATCCAGGTCGGGCTCGTCGCGGTCTCGCCGATCGTCGGCAGCTTCCTCGCCGCCGCGGCGCACCGCCTGCCGGACGACGTCCGCGGCCTGCTGGTCGGTCGTTCGCGCTGTGACCATTGCCGGCAGCCGCTGGGGCTGCGCGACCTGGTGCCGGTGCTCAGCTGGATCGCCCTGCGCGGCCGCTGCCGCATGTGCGGCGGCACGATCGACCCGGCCCATCCGGTGATCGAGCTGGCGGCGATCGGCATCGCGCTCGCGGCGCTGGCCGGCGACGCGGCCCTGATGCCCGGCACCTGCCTGCTCGGCTGGGGGCTGCTGCTGCTCGGCGCCATCGACCGCCGCACCGGGCTGCTGCCGGACATGCTGACCCTGCCGCTGGCCCTGGCCGGCCTGCTGGCGGCGCTGTTCGAGCCGGGCGCGGCGCTGCCGGACCGGGCGGTCGGCACGGCCGTCGGCCATCTCCTCTTCGCCGGCCTCGCCGTCGCCTATCGCCGGCTGCGCGGGCGCGACGGGCTCGGCCTCGGCGACGCCAAGCTGCTGGCGGCCGGCGGCGCCTGGCTCGGCTGGCAGGCTTTGCCCTGGGTGGTGCTGGCCGGGGCCGGCGCGGCGCTGCTGGCCGTGCTCGTCTCCGCCCGCGGGCCGGTGGCGCGGGACACGGCCATCGCCTTCGGCCCCTGGCTCGCCCTGGGCATCTGGCTGATGCGGCTGGTCGGGCCCCCTTAG
- the gspD gene encoding type II secretion system secretin GspD, whose product MFDDLANRSLAAPADARSRSNVVASAGRTQPVRQAQVYPGIDAVPGEPAPIGAPIQAQPGGYQVNFNNADLPQVVQAVLGDLLHQPYTIDPRVTGTVTLSTQGPISPNDLIAMLETVLRATGAALVQDGRAGYRIVPLGEAVSGRTVMQLGTDPKPLPAGYGITIIPLRNVSAETIGPLIAPATNPELVRVDPTRNLVLISGTSADRAALGATVQSFDVDWLRGMSSGVFPLRQAQPEAVIKELSAVFGGAPDRGPLKGLITFMPVERLNAVLVVSSRVDKLNEAGRWIRRLDQGDSDEERVYVYMVQNGTAANMARVLGQAFGKVDEMGASPFDDELGSDVARGLGLTTSSSNGTDQANAAGTGAQGTTGQTTPGQSGTGTTSQFAPIDFNAQQKDGDASILGLAGSQAGKAAVFRLDKLGEVRVVPDRDKNALLIRARPAAFRLIESALRAIDASPLQVVIEATIAEVTLNDRLQYGVQYYLETGFGAAGFTTRDPGSSPSGILGAPLPQAGSGLNLAVSTGGARVVLNALSSITNVRVVSAPTLSVLNNQTARLQVGNQVPVRTQQSQSTVNADSPVISNIEYKDTGVILKVTPRINSNSDVSMDVQQEVSSIVNDAASTEADALAPTISTRRIGSIVSVANGQTVVLGGLIQENQQNGRGGVPVLQDIPLLGNLFSSTSSSRDRTELVVFITPRVIRNAADAAAIAEELRSRMEALRPRTTTTRPRQL is encoded by the coding sequence ATGTTCGACGACCTGGCCAACCGGTCCCTGGCCGCGCCCGCCGACGCCCGCTCCCGCTCCAACGTCGTGGCCTCGGCCGGCCGCACCCAGCCGGTGCGCCAGGCCCAGGTCTATCCCGGCATCGACGCGGTCCCGGGCGAGCCGGCGCCGATCGGCGCGCCGATCCAGGCGCAGCCCGGCGGCTACCAGGTCAACTTCAACAACGCCGACCTGCCCCAGGTGGTGCAGGCGGTGCTGGGCGATCTGCTGCACCAGCCCTACACCATCGACCCGCGGGTCACCGGCACGGTGACGCTGTCGACCCAGGGCCCGATCAGCCCGAACGACCTGATCGCGATGCTGGAGACGGTGCTGCGCGCCACCGGCGCCGCGCTGGTGCAGGACGGCAGGGCCGGCTACCGCATCGTGCCGCTGGGCGAGGCGGTGTCCGGCCGCACCGTGATGCAGCTCGGCACCGATCCGAAGCCGCTGCCGGCCGGCTACGGCATCACCATCATCCCGCTGCGCAACGTCTCGGCCGAGACCATCGGCCCGCTGATCGCCCCGGCGACGAATCCGGAGCTGGTGCGGGTCGACCCGACCCGCAACCTGGTGCTGATCTCCGGCACCAGCGCCGACCGGGCGGCGCTGGGCGCCACCGTCCAGTCCTTCGACGTCGACTGGCTGCGCGGCATGTCGTCGGGGGTCTTCCCGCTGCGGCAGGCCCAGCCCGAGGCGGTGATCAAGGAACTCAGCGCCGTGTTCGGCGGCGCGCCCGACCGCGGCCCGCTGAAGGGGCTGATCACCTTCATGCCGGTGGAGCGGCTGAACGCCGTTCTGGTGGTGTCCTCCCGCGTCGACAAGCTGAACGAGGCCGGCCGCTGGATCCGGCGGCTCGACCAGGGCGATTCCGACGAGGAGCGGGTCTACGTCTACATGGTGCAGAACGGCACTGCGGCCAACATGGCGCGGGTGCTGGGCCAGGCCTTCGGCAAGGTCGACGAGATGGGCGCCTCGCCCTTCGACGACGAGCTCGGCTCCGACGTCGCCCGCGGGCTGGGTTTGACCACCAGCAGCAGCAACGGCACCGACCAGGCCAACGCCGCCGGCACCGGCGCCCAGGGCACCACCGGCCAGACCACGCCGGGGCAATCGGGCACGGGAACCACGTCGCAATTCGCGCCGATCGACTTCAACGCCCAGCAGAAGGACGGCGACGCCTCGATCCTCGGCCTCGCCGGCTCCCAGGCCGGCAAGGCGGCGGTGTTCAGGCTCGACAAGCTGGGCGAGGTGCGGGTGGTGCCGGACCGGGACAAGAATGCCCTCCTGATCCGCGCCCGGCCGGCCGCGTTCCGGCTGATCGAATCGGCCCTGCGCGCGATCGACGCCAGCCCGCTGCAGGTGGTGATCGAGGCGACGATCGCCGAGGTGACGCTGAACGACCGGCTGCAATACGGCGTCCAGTACTATCTCGAGACCGGCTTCGGCGCCGCCGGCTTCACCACCCGGGACCCCGGCAGCTCGCCGTCCGGAATACTCGGCGCCCCGCTGCCGCAGGCCGGCTCCGGTCTCAATCTGGCGGTCTCCACCGGCGGTGCCCGGGTCGTTCTCAACGCGCTGTCGTCGATCACCAATGTCCGGGTGGTCTCGGCCCCGACCCTGTCGGTGCTGAACAACCAGACCGCGCGGCTGCAGGTCGGCAACCAGGTGCCGGTGCGGACGCAGCAGAGCCAGTCGACCGTCAACGCCGATTCGCCGGTGATCAGCAACATCGAATACAAGGACACCGGCGTGATCCTGAAGGTGACGCCGCGGATCAACTCCAACAGCGACGTCAGCATGGACGTGCAGCAGGAGGTGTCGAGCATCGTCAACGACGCCGCCTCCACCGAGGCCGACGCGCTGGCGCCGACGATCTCGACCCGCCGCATCGGCTCGATCGTCTCGGTCGCCAACGGCCAGACCGTGGTGCTGGGCGGGCTGATCCAGGAGAACCAGCAGAACGGGCGCGGCGGCGTGCCGGTGCTGCAGGACATCCCGCTGCTCGGCAACCTGTTCTCCTCCACCAGCAGCAGCCGCGACCGGACCGAGCTGGTCGTCTTCATCACCCCGCGGGTGATCCGCAACGCGGCCGACGCGGCCGCCATCGCGGAGGAGCTGCGCTCGCGCATGGAGGCGCTGCGGCCGCGCACCACCACCACCCGGCCGCGCCAGCTGTGA
- a CDS encoding copper resistance CopC/CopD family protein codes for MLLLALLAPQAALAHASLVQAEPAENAVLAAAPDGFRLGFNEPVSPLVLRLIRPDGTAVTLADARLEDATLVIPAPPGLGNGTHVLSWRVVSEDGHPVGGSIVFSIGAPGAAPPQAADTADRPVQAAIWLVRIALYAALFLGVGAVAFRAWVAPLPRGAARAAVVLMLLGLAAAPLSVGLQGLDALEMPLAGLGRRIAWATGCSTSYGATAALAALAMALGLAALALRRGRAAAAAALLALAATGTALAASGHAGAAAPQALTRPAVFLHAVGIAAWAGALLPLGLHLRAGGPDAAAALRRFSALIPFAVLPLAAAGILLAVIQLGRVSALWPTAYGCVFLVKLALLLALFGLAALNRWRLTAPAEAGDGRAARHLARSAAVETALVLAIFAAAAAWRFTPPPRALAEAEARPAAIHIHTAPAMADLTVTPGRAGPVTASIVVMTGDFGPLDAKEVTLVLSNPGAGIEPIRRKAARAGDGSWRVDGLVVPVPGRWTARIDVLISDFEIAKLEDMIDIRP; via the coding sequence GTGCTGCTGCTCGCCCTCCTCGCCCCGCAGGCGGCGCTGGCCCACGCCTCGCTGGTGCAGGCCGAGCCGGCGGAGAATGCGGTGCTGGCGGCGGCGCCGGACGGCTTCCGCCTGGGCTTCAACGAGCCGGTGTCGCCCCTGGTGCTGCGGCTGATCCGGCCGGACGGCACCGCCGTGACGCTGGCCGACGCCCGGCTGGAGGATGCGACGCTGGTGATCCCGGCGCCGCCCGGCCTCGGAAACGGCACCCATGTGCTGAGCTGGCGCGTGGTGTCGGAGGACGGGCACCCGGTCGGCGGCTCCATCGTGTTCTCGATCGGCGCGCCCGGCGCGGCACCGCCCCAGGCGGCGGACACCGCGGACCGGCCGGTGCAGGCCGCGATCTGGCTGGTCCGGATCGCCCTCTATGCCGCGCTGTTCCTCGGCGTCGGCGCGGTGGCGTTCCGGGCCTGGGTCGCGCCCCTGCCGCGCGGCGCCGCCCGCGCCGCCGTGGTGCTGATGCTGCTGGGCTTGGCGGCGGCGCCGCTGTCGGTCGGGCTGCAGGGGCTGGACGCGCTGGAGATGCCGCTGGCGGGGCTGGGCCGGCGCATCGCCTGGGCCACCGGCTGCAGCACCAGCTACGGCGCCACCGCCGCCCTGGCGGCCCTGGCCATGGCGCTCGGCCTCGCGGCGCTGGCGCTGCGCCGCGGCCGGGCCGCGGCGGCGGCCGCGCTGCTGGCCCTGGCCGCGACCGGGACGGCGCTGGCCGCCAGCGGCCATGCCGGCGCGGCCGCGCCGCAGGCCCTGACCCGTCCGGCCGTGTTCCTGCACGCCGTCGGCATCGCCGCCTGGGCCGGGGCGCTGCTGCCGCTGGGGCTGCATCTGCGCGCCGGCGGGCCGGACGCCGCGGCGGCGCTGCGCCGCTTCTCCGCCCTCATCCCCTTCGCCGTCCTGCCGCTGGCGGCGGCCGGCATCCTGCTGGCCGTGATCCAGCTCGGCCGTGTCTCGGCCCTGTGGCCCACCGCCTATGGCTGCGTCTTCCTCGTCAAGCTGGCGCTGCTGCTGGCGCTGTTCGGCCTGGCCGCGCTGAACCGCTGGCGCCTGACCGCCCCGGCCGAGGCCGGCGACGGCCGGGCCGCCCGGCACCTGGCCCGCTCGGCCGCGGTCGAGACGGCGCTGGTGCTGGCGATCTTCGCCGCGGCCGCGGCCTGGCGCTTCACCCCGCCGCCGCGCGCCCTGGCGGAGGCCGAGGCCCGGCCGGCCGCGATCCACATCCACACCGCCCCGGCGATGGCCGACCTGACCGTCACCCCCGGCCGGGCCGGCCCGGTCACGGCCTCGATCGTGGTGATGACCGGCGATTTCGGGCCGCTGGACGCCAAGGAGGTGACGCTGGTGCTGTCCAACCCCGGCGCCGGGATCGAGCCGATCCGGCGCAAGGCGGCCAGGGCCGGCGACGGCAGCTGGCGGGTCGACGGGCTGGTGGTCCCGGTGCCGGGCCGCTGGACCGCGCGGATCGACGTGCTGATCTCGGATTTCGAGATCGCGAAGCTGGAGGATATGATCGACATCCGCCCCTAA
- the gspG gene encoding type II secretion system major pseudopilin GspG, translated as MTQTDTPAALRRRRQAGFTLIELLVVLVILGLLAGLVGPRVLAYLGGARADSARLQIENFKSALDLYAIDVGGYPTTAQGLKALLANPGGVRGWNGPYLRSNALPEDPWGSAYNYRAPGQHGAFDLYSLGADKREGGSGDDADITSW; from the coding sequence ATGACCCAGACCGATACGCCCGCCGCCCTCCGTCGCCGCCGCCAGGCCGGCTTCACCCTGATCGAGCTGCTGGTCGTGCTCGTCATCCTCGGCCTGCTGGCCGGGCTGGTGGGGCCGCGGGTGCTGGCCTATCTGGGCGGCGCCCGGGCGGATTCGGCGCGGCTGCAGATCGAGAACTTCAAATCCGCCCTCGACCTCTACGCCATCGATGTCGGCGGCTATCCGACCACCGCCCAGGGGCTGAAGGCCCTCTTGGCCAATCCCGGCGGGGTGCGCGGCTGGAACGGCCCCTATCTGCGCAGCAACGCGCTGCCGGAGGACCCGTGGGGCAGCGCCTACAACTACCGGGCGCCGGGGCAGCACGGGGCCTTCGACCTGTACTCCCTGGGCGCCGACAAGCGGGAGGGCGGCAGCGGCGATGACGCCGACATCACCAGCTGGTGA
- a CDS encoding prepilin-type N-terminal cleavage/methylation domain-containing protein: MKRERGFTLIEVVVALTVLGLILTVIFRIFGTGLTGMARADGLQRAAIVAEGLAAQLDTMPTPLRMGGTLSGETGDGYRWRIVADGWDEAPRQTVIVGSRQARLARLRIAVEAAGTGPRFEMTTLALVAVQ; this comes from the coding sequence ATGAAACGTGAGCGCGGCTTCACCCTGATCGAAGTGGTGGTCGCCCTGACCGTGCTGGGGCTGATCCTGACCGTGATCTTCCGGATCTTCGGCACCGGGCTGACCGGCATGGCCCGCGCCGACGGGCTGCAGCGCGCCGCCATCGTCGCCGAAGGGCTGGCGGCGCAGCTGGACACGATGCCGACGCCGCTGCGGATGGGCGGCACCCTGTCCGGCGAGACCGGCGACGGCTATCGCTGGCGGATCGTCGCCGACGGCTGGGACGAGGCGCCACGCCAGACCGTGATCGTGGGCAGCCGCCAGGCCCGGCTGGCCCGCCTGCGCATCGCCGTCGAGGCCGCCGGGACGGGCCCGCGCTTCGAGATGACCACCCTGGCGCTGGTGGCGGTGCAATGA
- a CDS encoding prepilin-type N-terminal cleavage/methylation domain-containing protein, whose amino-acid sequence MSARDQRGFTLLETIIAMVVLALVMVLLTGGLRFVTAGWDRGARAAEASETIALVQSTLRREAAAARRLTWQAPPGTKPTATFRGEADRVGLVVADPGFPGDPGLAIAFFYVDVQPGRSTLRYSRARFDPRLDGFADAKPTDDLVLSRGPVAYRFDYFGTVPGEPRPRWVTPWPDREAPPRLIRLRSRDAEGLAVWPDIVVPLPVDLEPACVRTIAATSGPAPDGQQPGAPAGQNAPSGPQAGQPPQRQQPPSQPQEGTQAATESPGGAPAA is encoded by the coding sequence ATGAGCGCCCGCGACCAGCGCGGCTTCACGCTGCTCGAGACAATCATCGCCATGGTCGTGCTGGCGCTGGTGATGGTGCTGCTGACCGGGGGCCTGCGCTTCGTCACCGCCGGCTGGGACCGCGGCGCCCGGGCAGCCGAGGCGTCGGAGACGATCGCCCTGGTGCAGTCGACGCTGCGGCGCGAGGCGGCGGCGGCCCGGCGCCTGACCTGGCAGGCCCCGCCCGGCACCAAGCCCACCGCGACCTTCCGCGGCGAGGCCGACCGGGTCGGGCTGGTGGTGGCCGATCCCGGCTTCCCCGGCGATCCCGGCCTGGCGATCGCCTTCTTCTATGTCGACGTGCAGCCCGGCCGGTCCACCCTGCGCTATTCCCGCGCCCGCTTCGACCCGCGGCTCGACGGCTTCGCCGACGCCAAGCCGACCGACGACCTGGTGCTGAGCCGCGGGCCGGTGGCGTACCGCTTCGACTATTTCGGCACCGTGCCCGGCGAGCCGCGGCCGCGCTGGGTGACGCCCTGGCCGGACCGGGAGGCGCCGCCGCGGCTGATCCGCCTGCGCAGCCGCGACGCCGAGGGGCTGGCGGTGTGGCCCGACATCGTGGTGCCGCTGCCGGTCGATCTCGAGCCCGCCTGCGTCCGCACCATCGCGGCGACCAGCGGCCCCGCCCCGGACGGGCAGCAGCCGGGCGCGCCGGCTGGTCAGAATGCGCCGTCGGGGCCGCAGGCCGGCCAGCCGCCGCAGCGGCAGCAGCCCCCGTCCCAGCCGCAGGAGGGCACGCAGGCCGCGACCGAGTCCCCCGGCGGCGCCCCCGCCGC
- a CDS encoding type II secretion system F family protein, translating into MPVFAYKAIDGSGAVVEGRAEAADEASLTAKLEATGILPLSVAPVRSQAGRSGGAAVGTLGRRRGPKPGEITQMTRELAILVAAGQPLEQALVTLADGSGPVAALAAQVLARVRAGASLSTALEEQGPVFPRLYVNMIRAGESSGTLDVVLERLADLRERGEKTREMVVSAMLYPAILIIVSLASVFLLLTFVVPQFETIFKDAGAALPTPTAIVIAIGRFCQEYGWMVGLGVVAAVIVARRVLALPGPRLAWDRAALRLPLVGPLVRTLATARFCRTLSTLVGNGVDLPSAIALSRDVVSNSAVGAAMETVITGVRQGRGLADPLAEIGLFPPLAVQMLRVGEETGRIDMTSAHIAEAYERKLEAAIKRLVTLVEPALIIVLGLAVGGIVMSILLAVISINDLAF; encoded by the coding sequence ATGCCGGTCTTCGCATACAAGGCGATCGACGGCAGCGGCGCGGTGGTGGAAGGCCGGGCCGAGGCGGCGGACGAGGCCAGCCTGACGGCGAAGCTGGAGGCCACGGGCATCCTGCCGCTGAGCGTGGCGCCGGTGCGCAGCCAGGCCGGCCGCAGCGGCGGGGCGGCCGTCGGCACCCTGGGCCGACGCCGGGGGCCGAAGCCCGGCGAGATCACCCAGATGACGCGCGAGCTGGCGATCCTGGTGGCGGCCGGCCAGCCGCTGGAGCAGGCGCTGGTGACGCTGGCCGACGGCAGCGGCCCGGTCGCCGCCCTGGCCGCCCAGGTGCTGGCGCGGGTGCGGGCCGGCGCCAGCCTGAGCACGGCCTTGGAGGAGCAGGGGCCGGTGTTCCCCCGGCTCTACGTCAACATGATCCGCGCCGGCGAGAGCTCCGGCACGCTGGACGTGGTGCTGGAGCGGCTGGCCGACCTGCGCGAGCGCGGCGAGAAGACCCGCGAGATGGTGGTCTCGGCCATGCTGTACCCGGCCATCCTGATCATCGTCTCGCTGGCCTCGGTGTTCCTGCTGCTGACCTTCGTGGTGCCGCAGTTCGAGACCATCTTCAAGGATGCCGGGGCGGCGCTGCCGACGCCCACGGCCATCGTCATCGCCATCGGCCGCTTCTGCCAGGAATACGGCTGGATGGTCGGGCTCGGCGTGGTCGCCGCGGTGATCGTGGCGCGCCGCGTCCTGGCCCTGCCCGGGCCGCGCCTGGCCTGGGACCGCGCGGCGCTGCGCCTGCCGCTGGTCGGCCCCCTGGTGCGCACCCTGGCGACCGCCCGCTTCTGCCGAACGCTGTCGACCCTGGTCGGCAACGGCGTCGACCTGCCCTCGGCCATCGCCTTGTCGCGCGACGTGGTCTCGAACAGCGCCGTCGGCGCCGCGATGGAGACTGTCATCACCGGCGTGCGACAAGGGCGGGGGCTGGCCGACCCGCTGGCGGAGATCGGCCTGTTCCCGCCGCTGGCCGTGCAGATGCTGCGGGTAGGCGAGGAGACGGGGCGGATCGACATGACCTCGGCGCATATCGCCGAGGCCTATGAGCGCAAGCTGGAGGCCGCGATCAAGCGGCTGGTCACGCTGGTCGAGCCGGCCCTGATCATCGTTCTCGGCCTGGCGGTGGGCGGCATCGTCATGTCCATCCTCCTGGCCGTCATCAGCATCAACGACCTCGCTTTCTGA
- a CDS encoding GspE/PulE family protein produces the protein MKPLLDILVELGKLGPEDRARVSRLQENSGDAVPALLSKLGLVSGRDQALALSLQHGVPLVGPDAFPPAPLFDGWLSPRFLRESRVLPLAEAEDGVVLAMADPGDAYARRAVELATRRPAKPCVAAAEDLDDAFARYFDSGRSAVERIVDDIGGETEEAAGDPDVQHLRDLAQEAPVIRLVNQIFSDAIRMHASDIHVECYRDEVKVRYRIHGLLREMKAPPVRLAPALISRIKILSKLDIAERRLPQDGRARFTVGGRSMDMRVATVPTLHGENVVIRLLDTAGMDIELSAIGFAPEVEALLMKQLARPHGILLVTGPTGSGKTTTLYGALRILNQPSRKILTVEDPVEYQIKGVNQINVRPQIGLDFARVLRSCMRHDPDVIMVGEIRDGETANIAVHAALTGHLVLSTLHTNSATGAINRLLDMHVDGYLLTSTITGVIGQRLVRRLCPECRRPIETPAGLVERAAAARPLATPTPQLYEAVGCPACDDLGYTSRIGIFEYFAPDDEIRDLLRDRISTAALTQAARRAGMVTMYEDGLHKCLAGLTTLDEVHRVTEEW, from the coding sequence GTGAAACCGCTCCTGGACATTCTCGTCGAGCTCGGGAAGCTGGGCCCCGAGGACCGGGCGCGGGTGTCGCGCCTGCAGGAGAATTCGGGCGACGCCGTGCCGGCGCTGCTGTCGAAGCTGGGGCTGGTCTCCGGCCGCGACCAGGCGCTGGCCCTGTCGCTGCAGCACGGCGTGCCGCTGGTCGGCCCCGACGCCTTCCCGCCGGCGCCGCTGTTCGACGGCTGGCTGTCGCCCCGCTTCCTGCGCGAGAGCCGGGTGCTGCCGCTGGCCGAGGCCGAGGACGGCGTGGTCCTGGCCATGGCCGATCCCGGCGACGCCTACGCCCGGCGGGCGGTGGAGCTGGCGACGCGCCGGCCGGCCAAGCCCTGCGTCGCCGCCGCCGAGGACCTGGACGACGCCTTCGCCCGCTATTTCGACAGCGGCCGCAGCGCGGTCGAGCGGATCGTCGACGACATCGGCGGCGAGACCGAGGAGGCGGCGGGCGACCCCGACGTGCAGCATCTGCGCGACCTGGCGCAGGAAGCGCCGGTCATCCGCCTGGTCAACCAGATCTTCAGCGACGCGATCCGGATGCACGCCTCGGACATCCATGTCGAGTGCTATCGCGACGAGGTGAAGGTCCGCTACCGCATCCACGGCCTGCTGCGCGAGATGAAGGCGCCGCCGGTGCGCCTGGCCCCGGCCCTGATCAGCCGGATCAAGATCCTGTCGAAGCTGGACATCGCCGAGCGCCGGCTGCCGCAGGACGGGCGCGCCCGCTTCACCGTCGGCGGCCGCAGCATGGACATGCGCGTCGCCACCGTGCCGACCCTGCACGGCGAGAACGTCGTCATCCGCCTGCTGGACACCGCTGGCATGGACATCGAGCTGTCGGCGATCGGCTTCGCGCCGGAGGTCGAGGCGCTGCTGATGAAGCAGCTGGCCCGGCCGCACGGCATCCTGCTGGTCACCGGCCCGACCGGCAGCGGCAAGACCACGACCCTGTACGGCGCGCTGCGGATCCTGAACCAGCCCAGCCGGAAGATCCTGACCGTCGAGGACCCGGTCGAATACCAGATCAAGGGCGTCAACCAGATCAACGTCCGCCCCCAGATCGGCCTGGACTTCGCCCGGGTGCTGCGGTCCTGCATGCGCCACGACCCGGACGTGATCATGGTCGGCGAGATCCGCGACGGCGAGACGGCGAACATCGCCGTGCACGCCGCGCTGACGGGCCATCTGGTGCTGTCGACCCTGCACACCAACAGCGCCACCGGCGCGATCAACCGGCTGCTCGACATGCATGTCGACGGCTATCTCCTGACCTCGACCATCACCGGGGTGATCGGCCAGCGCCTGGTGCGGCGGCTGTGCCCGGAATGCCGCCGCCCCATCGAGACGCCGGCTGGGCTGGTCGAGCGCGCCGCCGCCGCCCGGCCGCTGGCGACGCCGACGCCGCAGCTGTACGAGGCGGTCGGCTGCCCGGCCTGCGACGACCTGGGCTACACCAGCCGGATCGGCATCTTCGAGTATTTCGCGCCGGACGACGAGATCCGCGACCTGCTGCGCGACCGCATCTCCACCGCCGCCCTGACCCAGGCGGCGCGCCGGGCCGGCATGGTGACGATGTACGAGGACGGGCTGCACAAATGCCTGGCCGGGCTGACCACGCTGGACGAGGTCCACCGCGTCACCGAGGAGTGGTGA
- a CDS encoding YcnI family protein, which produces MLKSFIPAFALVALAAAPAFAHVTLETQEAPVGATYKAVLRVPHGCEGSPTVRIRVQIPEGVIAVKPMPKPGWTLETVKGKYAASYDYYGTPTSEGVKEVVWSGGRLPDEFYDEFVFRGYLTAGLTPGAHLYFPVVQECEAGVDRWIEIPAEGKDADDYETPAPGLKLLPKR; this is translated from the coding sequence ATGCTGAAGTCGTTCATTCCGGCGTTTGCGCTGGTGGCCCTCGCCGCCGCCCCCGCCTTCGCCCATGTCACGCTGGAGACGCAGGAGGCGCCGGTCGGCGCCACCTACAAGGCGGTGCTGCGCGTGCCGCACGGCTGCGAGGGCTCGCCCACCGTCAGGATCCGCGTCCAGATCCCCGAGGGGGTGATCGCGGTCAAGCCGATGCCCAAGCCCGGCTGGACCCTGGAGACGGTGAAGGGCAAATACGCCGCGTCCTACGACTATTACGGCACGCCCACGAGCGAGGGCGTGAAGGAGGTGGTGTGGAGCGGCGGCAGGCTGCCGGACGAATTCTACGACGAGTTCGTCTTCCGCGGCTATCTGACCGCCGGGCTGACGCCGGGGGCGCATCTGTACTTCCCGGTGGTGCAGGAATGCGAGGCGGGGGTCGACCGCTGGATCGAGATCCCGGCCGAAGGCAAGGACGCCGACGACTACGAGACCCCGGCGCCGGGCCTCAAGCTGCTGCCGAAGAGGTGA
- a CDS encoding GspH/FimT family pseudopilin, producing the protein MTPTSPAGDRAHGQGSRGFTLLELLVVLVVLGVVAALVPPMLARGSGQAQLKRTVATLASELRQARSDAILRDGPQGVVIDPVGRSFGPVAAPLRHRIADGITVDVTSAGIAADRDGRPGIRFLPDGRSTGGTIRLAGQGRAYRVEVNWLTGRVRIAEAGDET; encoded by the coding sequence ATGACGCCGACATCACCAGCTGGTGACCGGGCCCATGGCCAAGGCAGCCGCGGCTTCACCCTCTTGGAGCTGCTGGTCGTCCTGGTCGTGCTCGGCGTTGTGGCGGCGCTGGTGCCGCCGATGCTGGCGCGCGGGTCGGGCCAGGCGCAGCTGAAGCGCACCGTGGCGACGCTGGCGTCGGAGCTGCGGCAGGCCCGCAGCGACGCCATCCTGCGCGACGGGCCGCAGGGCGTGGTGATCGACCCGGTGGGCCGCAGCTTCGGCCCGGTCGCGGCGCCGCTGCGCCACCGCATCGCGGACGGCATCACGGTCGACGTCACCAGCGCCGGGATCGCCGCCGACCGCGACGGCCGGCCCGGCATCCGCTTCCTGCCGGACGGCCGGTCGACCGGCGGCACCATCCGCCTGGCCGGCCAGGGCCGCGCCTACCGGGTCGAGGTCAACTGGCTGACCGGCCGGGTGCGGATCGCGGAGGCCGGCGATGAAACGTGA